The Prevotella sp. oral taxon 299 str. F0039 genome has a segment encoding these proteins:
- the feoB gene encoding ferrous iron transport protein B produces the protein MRLADLKTGEKGIIIKVVGHGSFRKRIIEMGFIKGKEVEVLLNAPLQDPVKYRVMGYEVSLRRNEAKMIQIVTEEEQNTNFLDTKEEEIKTEDQQKINQQKPLEHSEENSLASKVKQERRQINIALVGNPNCGKTSLFNFASGAHERVGNYSGVTVDAKEGKAFFEGYQFNIVDLPGTYSLSAYSPEELYVRKQLIEETPDVIINILDSSNLERNLYLTTQLIDLNLRMVCALNMYDEAEKRGDNIDYKYLGSLLGVPMVPTIFTTGRGVKDLFHIIINTFEGADYLDDKGHLNKDVAKEIKEWHDTYHPSESHHEHDEDFASGEIPKNVTSKHIHINYGQNIEEAISKIQQELKQDDKIRYLYSTRYLAIKLLEQDKEIEEYITKTATNSSKIIQLRNEISNNVANELHEDSETAIMDAKYTFIHDLLQKANYKIGKKENTYSLTHKIDHIITNKWFGIPIFIAILWLMFQTTFTLGQYPMDWLEEGINLLGGFITSSMNNGPLKSMLVDGIIGGVGAVIVFLPQILILYTFISFMEDSGYMARAAFIMDRLMNKMGLHGKSFIPLIMGFGCNVPAIMSTRTIESRQSRLVTTLILPLMSCSARLPIYIMIIATFFSPKYRSSIMISLYIIGMFIAVIMSKIFTKTIAKNEDTPFVMELPPYRFPTWKAIGRHTWEKGKQYLKKMGGIILIASIIVWALGYFPHGEKLNEAERLEQSYIGKLGKTIEPLFRAQGFDWKLDVGLLAGTGAKEIVASTMGVIYTSDSSFSDDNNFSNDTVKYSRLYAQMRSDGITPISAYAFLLFVLLYFPCVATIAAIKNETGSWKWAFFTIFYTCALAWIVSAAFYQIMSKIFIS, from the coding sequence ATGAGATTAGCAGACTTAAAAACTGGAGAAAAAGGTATCATTATAAAAGTCGTAGGACACGGAAGTTTTAGAAAGAGAATAATAGAAATGGGATTCATCAAAGGAAAGGAAGTTGAAGTTCTTTTAAATGCTCCTCTCCAAGATCCCGTTAAATATCGTGTCATGGGTTATGAGGTTTCGTTACGCCGTAATGAAGCTAAGATGATTCAAATTGTTACTGAAGAAGAGCAAAACACAAATTTTTTAGACACTAAAGAGGAAGAAATAAAAACAGAAGACCAACAAAAGATTAATCAACAAAAGCCCTTAGAACATTCTGAGGAAAACTCTCTCGCGTCTAAAGTAAAACAAGAACGACGTCAAATAAACATAGCTTTAGTGGGTAATCCCAACTGCGGTAAGACTTCATTATTTAACTTTGCTTCTGGTGCTCACGAACGAGTTGGAAACTATTCTGGTGTTACTGTTGATGCAAAAGAAGGTAAAGCCTTTTTCGAAGGTTATCAGTTTAATATTGTAGACCTACCTGGTACATACAGTTTATCAGCCTATTCACCTGAAGAACTCTATGTAAGAAAGCAGTTAATAGAAGAAACTCCAGACGTTATTATCAATATATTAGACTCGAGCAACTTAGAAAGAAATTTATATCTCACAACTCAGCTCATTGATTTAAACCTAAGAATGGTATGCGCTCTCAACATGTATGATGAAGCAGAAAAGAGAGGTGATAACATAGATTATAAGTATCTTGGAAGTCTACTCGGTGTTCCTATGGTTCCTACTATATTTACTACAGGAAGAGGGGTTAAAGATTTGTTCCACATTATCATCAACACTTTTGAGGGAGCTGATTATTTAGACGACAAAGGACATCTCAATAAAGATGTTGCAAAGGAAATAAAAGAGTGGCACGACACCTACCATCCATCTGAAAGTCATCACGAACATGATGAAGATTTTGCATCAGGTGAAATTCCAAAGAATGTTACTTCTAAACATATTCACATCAACTACGGACAGAATATCGAAGAAGCCATAAGCAAAATACAGCAAGAATTAAAACAAGATGACAAAATCAGATATTTATATTCAACTCGATACCTTGCTATAAAGCTATTAGAACAAGACAAAGAGATTGAAGAATATATCACAAAAACGGCAACAAACAGCAGTAAGATTATTCAGCTAAGAAATGAGATTAGCAATAATGTTGCCAATGAACTTCATGAAGATAGTGAAACCGCTATTATGGATGCTAAGTATACTTTCATTCATGATCTACTGCAAAAAGCGAACTATAAAATAGGGAAAAAGGAAAATACCTATAGCTTGACGCATAAAATTGACCACATTATAACCAATAAATGGTTTGGAATTCCTATTTTCATTGCTATTCTTTGGCTGATGTTCCAAACCACCTTCACGCTTGGTCAATATCCAATGGATTGGTTAGAAGAAGGAATTAATCTATTAGGCGGATTTATAACTAGTTCTATGAACAACGGTCCATTGAAGTCCATGCTTGTAGATGGAATAATTGGCGGTGTTGGAGCCGTTATTGTTTTCTTGCCACAGATTCTTATTTTGTACACATTTATTTCATTCATGGAAGATAGTGGATACATGGCAAGAGCAGCATTTATCATGGATAGACTAATGAATAAGATGGGATTGCATGGTAAATCATTTATTCCTCTAATCATGGGATTTGGTTGTAATGTGCCTGCAATTATGTCTACACGTACAATTGAAAGTAGACAAAGTCGTTTAGTCACGACACTCATTCTACCTCTGATGAGCTGTTCTGCCCGATTGCCTATCTATATCATGATCATTGCCACATTCTTTTCCCCAAAATATCGTTCTTCGATAATGATTTCTCTATATATTATAGGAATGTTTATTGCCGTTATCATGAGTAAGATATTTACGAAAACAATAGCAAAGAACGAAGATACACCTTTTGTTATGGAACTCCCACCCTATCGTTTCCCTACTTGGAAAGCCATTGGACGACACACTTGGGAAAAAGGAAAACAATATCTCAAGAAGATGGGAGGTATTATTCTTATTGCAAGTATCATTGTTTGGGCATTAGGTTATTTCCCACACGGAGAAAAACTAAATGAGGCTGAACGACTAGAACAGAGCTATATAGGTAAATTAGGAAAGACTATAGAACCATTATTTAGAGCTCAAGGCTTTGATTGGAAGCTAGATGTTGGACTACTTGCAGGTACTGGAGCTAAAGAAATTGTTGCTTCTACCATGGGAGTGATATACACTTCGGATAGTAGTTTTAGCGACGACAATAACTTTAGCAACGATACTGTTAAATATTCTCGTTTGTATGCCCAGATGAGATCAGATGGAATAACACCTATTTCTGCATACGCCTTCTTGTTATTCGTACTACTCTACTTCCCTTGTGTTGCAACAATCGCAGCTATAAAAAATGAGACAGGCTCTTGGAAATGGGCATTTTTCACAATATTCTATACCTGTGCACTTGCTTGGATTGTATCTGCTGCATTCTATCAGATAATGAGTAAAATTTTTATATCATAA
- a CDS encoding ABC transporter permease translates to MSRKKHKSDLRTFIHFLFECIKHEIRTIMKDGGVVMFFIIVPIAYPILYSWMYNNEGVKEVSTVFVDQSHSFLSRTFIRNCDATDGIKVAKVVSSLNDAQELQRQQECHAIVLLPESFAQQINRGEQGTVLFYADLSGMFYYKGVYSALTDVSLEISKDIKIARMKTYTDKDESIASSPLEYESVSLFNPQNGYGTFILPAVLILIIQQTMILGVGMLSGTRHERRVYTGRIITQRTIIGGFANTLGRSFSYFFIYIATTAYTLLLIPHIFKLVQLADSSTLIPFLLPYLLSVTFFSMLISRFVKERESIILLMVFTSMPFLLLSGISWPTNALPVFWKVVSWCIPSTFGINGFVKINSLGANLNDIHLELIALWTQVVVYFIINIYIQLFIPRKSTKK, encoded by the coding sequence ATGAGTAGAAAAAAGCATAAGAGCGACTTGCGTACTTTTATACATTTCCTATTTGAATGTATAAAGCATGAAATACGAACAATAATGAAAGATGGTGGAGTGGTCATGTTCTTTATCATCGTTCCTATTGCGTATCCCATTTTATACTCGTGGATGTATAACAATGAAGGAGTTAAAGAAGTTTCTACTGTCTTTGTAGATCAATCTCATAGTTTTCTTAGTAGAACCTTTATTCGTAATTGCGATGCTACCGATGGTATTAAGGTTGCAAAGGTTGTTAGCTCCTTAAACGATGCACAAGAGCTACAAAGACAACAAGAATGTCATGCTATTGTTCTGCTTCCAGAAAGCTTTGCTCAACAAATTAACCGTGGAGAGCAAGGAACTGTATTGTTTTATGCTGATTTAAGTGGTATGTTTTACTACAAAGGAGTGTACTCTGCTCTTACTGATGTATCATTAGAAATAAGTAAAGACATTAAGATTGCGAGAATGAAGACCTATACAGATAAAGACGAAAGCATAGCTTCATCTCCTTTAGAGTATGAGTCTGTTTCACTATTCAACCCACAAAATGGATATGGAACATTTATTTTACCAGCGGTATTAATTCTTATCATTCAACAAACTATGATTCTTGGAGTTGGAATGTTGTCGGGTACAAGACATGAAAGAAGAGTATATACAGGAAGAATTATCACTCAAAGAACTATTATAGGTGGTTTTGCTAACACGTTAGGTAGATCTTTCTCTTATTTCTTTATCTACATTGCTACCACAGCATACACCCTTTTACTCATTCCACATATATTTAAATTAGTACAACTTGCAGATAGTTCAACCCTTATACCCTTCCTTTTGCCCTATCTTTTGTCTGTAACATTCTTCTCAATGTTAATATCTAGATTCGTAAAAGAAAGGGAAAGTATTATACTTTTAATGGTATTTACTTCTATGCCATTCTTATTACTATCTGGAATATCATGGCCTACAAATGCACTGCCTGTTTTTTGGAAAGTTGTTTCATGGTGTATCCCATCTACATTTGGTATTAATGGGTTTGTAAAGATTAATTCTTTAGGGGCAAACCTCAATGATATCCATCTAGAACTCATTGCTTTATGGACTCAAGTAGTGGTATACTTCATCATAAATATATACATACAGCTATTTATACCTCGAAAGAGTACCAAGAAATAG
- a CDS encoding ABC transporter permease — MIHNKMYLLCTIVFPLFVIVFFTSVMQKGLPSKLPIAVVDKDNSATTRKLARTLNTIQEVEVVNHYATPLEARKAMQEGTIYGYFYFPPKTTQSLVAAKQPKVSFYYNSSYYLAGSFSFKAMRTMSVLANASVGSAKLTALGYTQKQIKAVLQPIVIDTHIINNPTMDYSVYLNTTFIPACIGIFILLLTVFSLGKEIKDRTTKRWYRLAGDNFRIALLGKMIPQTILFCGIAIIYTTVLYAYLDFPYACNTFTLYANAILFVLASQGLGLFFFFLFPTLRMSMSMCSLWAMLSFSISGFTFPIEAMDAPFQAFAWLFPVRHHFSIYQMVVLNGYPIHYAWSHYLALIIFTLLPISILPKLKNILLTYKYIA, encoded by the coding sequence ATGATTCACAATAAGATGTATTTATTGTGCACTATTGTCTTCCCTTTATTTGTAATCGTTTTCTTTACGAGTGTGATGCAAAAAGGACTTCCTTCGAAGCTTCCTATTGCTGTTGTTGATAAAGATAACTCAGCAACAACACGCAAGCTTGCACGTACTCTAAATACTATTCAAGAGGTGGAAGTAGTTAATCACTATGCAACCCCTCTAGAAGCACGCAAGGCAATGCAAGAAGGAACTATCTATGGATATTTCTATTTCCCACCTAAAACAACACAATCACTAGTGGCTGCCAAGCAACCTAAAGTGTCGTTTTATTATAATTCGAGTTACTATCTTGCTGGCTCATTCTCTTTTAAAGCAATGAGAACAATGTCTGTATTGGCTAATGCCTCTGTTGGTTCGGCTAAATTAACGGCTTTAGGATACACACAAAAACAGATAAAGGCTGTTTTACAACCCATAGTTATCGACACACACATCATCAATAACCCTACAATGGACTATAGTGTGTACCTCAACACCACATTTATTCCTGCTTGTATTGGTATCTTTATTCTATTATTAACCGTATTCTCGCTCGGTAAAGAAATCAAAGACAGAACCACAAAGAGATGGTATAGACTGGCTGGAGATAACTTTAGAATTGCATTATTAGGTAAGATGATCCCTCAAACCATTTTGTTTTGCGGAATAGCCATCATTTATACCACCGTATTATATGCTTATCTAGATTTCCCATACGCTTGTAATACATTCACATTATATGCTAATGCCATTTTATTTGTATTGGCTTCGCAGGGATTAGGACTCTTTTTCTTCTTCCTATTCCCCACCCTTCGCATGTCAATGAGTATGTGTTCTCTATGGGCTATGCTTAGTTTTTCTATCAGTGGCTTTACTTTTCCAATAGAAGCAATGGACGCTCCATTCCAAGCTTTTGCTTGGTTATTCCCCGTTAGACATCATTTCAGTATATATCAGATGGTTGTTTTGAATGGATATCCCATTCATTATGCATGGAGTCATTATTTAGCTCTCATCATATTTACGCTTTTACCAATTAGTATTCTTCCCAAATTAAAGAACATTTTACTTACTTATAAATATATTGCGTAG